Below is a window of Dietzia timorensis DNA.
CATGCTCGGCGAGGCCGAGACGGTGCGCACCGTGTCTGCGTGGCTCGAGTCCGAGCGCCCGCCGATCGTCGTCATGGACCCCGTCATGGTCGCTACGACCGGCGGGAAGCTGTCCACGGACGACGCGACACTTGCTCTCGTCGAACTTGCGCGGAGTGTCTCGATCGTCACCCCGAACGTCCCCGAACTCGGCGTCCTCGTAGGGGAGGACACCGCGCCGGGGATCGACGACGTCATCCGTCAGGCGACGAAGGCGCACGAGGAGCTCGGCGTCGCCGTGCTCGCCACGACCGGCGACCTCGAGGACGCCAGCCACGCCGACATTCTCGTCAACACCCGCGGGGGCGCGCTCGACGTCGTCGAACTTCCCTTTACACGTGTAGAGACGCCCCACACCCATGGCACGGGTTGCTCGATGTCCTCTGCCCTCGCCACCGCGCGGGTCATCAGCGAAGACTGGCAGCAGGCCTACGCGCGCGTACGGCCGTGGATGGACGGCGCGCTCCTCGGCGGGCTGGATCTCGACGTCGGCCAGGGGAGCGGACCCCTCGACCACAACTGGTACCTCCACGCATGACGGCGGAGCGTGCCACACGTGGTGCGTAAGTAGTTGCAAATCAACGTAAAATATTGCACAGTGGGCGCATGACGATTTCACTTGCAGTTGCCGGAGCGTCGGGTTACGCCGGGGGAGAGCTCCTTCGTCTCCTTCTCGACCACCCGGGGGTCCGTGACGGCAGCATAGAGATCGGCGCCCTCACTGCGAACTCCAACGCCGGCCAGCGCCTCGGCGATTCGCATCCCCACCTCATCCCGCTCGCGGACCGCGTGCTGGAGGAGACCACTCCGGAAATTCTCGCGAAGCACGATGTCGTCTTCCTCGGTCTCCCGCACGGTCATTCGGGCGAGATCGCAGCGCAGCTGTCGGAGGACACACTCGTTGTGGACCTTGGCGCCGACCATCGCCTCGCCGATGCCGCGGACTGGGAGAAGTACTACGGCACCGAGCATGCGGGCACCTGGCCGTACGGGCTCCCCGAACTTCCCGGCCAGCGCGAGATTCTCGCGAACACGAAAAAGATCGCGGTTCCCGGCTGCTTCCCGACGGGCGCGACCCTCGCGCTCATGCCGGGTGTCGCGCGCGGCTTGTTCAGCGAGCAGATCACGGTCGTGTCCGTCACGGGAAGCTCGGGAGCGGGCAAGGCCGCCAAGGTGCCCATGCTCCACGCGGAGGTCCATGGTTCGGCGAAGGCCTACGGCGTCGCCGTGCACCGCCACATCCCGGAGATCACCCAGAACCTCGGTGGACTCACCGACGCTCAGCTCAAGGTCTCGTTCACCCCGGTACTGGCGCCGATGGCCCGGGGGATCCTCACGACCGCCGTCATCCCCACCAGCCATTCGGCCGAAGAAATTCGCGCCGCCTATGCGGAGGCGTATGCCACCGAGCCGTTCGTCCATGTGCTGCCTGCCGGCCAGCAGCCCATGACGGCGAACGTACTCGGTTCGAATTGCGTGCAGATCGGCGTGGAGGTGGACGCGACAGCCGGAACGGCGATCGTCACCTCGGCAATCGACAACCTCGCCAAGGGCACGGCCGGTGGGGCGATCCAGTCGATGAACATCGCGCTCGGGCTCGAGGAGACCGCAGGTCTTCCCCTCGTCGGTCTCGCGCCGTAGGGCCCGGATTCGGATGATGCCTCGGCTCGAAGACGTGACCGAACTGGAATCGGTAGATGTGCGGCTGCTTTCGCTGCGGCCCGGCACCACCGCGCGGATTGACGTCGCCGGTCCCGATCGAACGGCGGAACTTGCATGGACCAGGCAGAAGGCGCACTCGAGATCGCTGCGCGCCATTGTCGTCACCGCGGGGTGCCCGTCGATCCCGGAACGCGGGTTCGATGTGGTCCACCGGATCGTCGAATCGGCGGCGAAGATCGTCGGCGAATCAGGCGGCACAGAGGTCGGTGCCATCGATGTGGCGATCTGCGGCGTGGCCGACCCTGGCGAAGCTGCGGAGAGTATCGCGCGAAGCGATGGTCCGTGGGAGCTTCCCAGTCTCGGCGGTGCGACGTTACGAATCATCCCGGGCGCGGACCGCGCACAACAGGAGTAGAGGACAGATGATTTCCGAGGGAAAGGACACGGCCATGGGCGAGCCGACGGGGGAGAACGTCCTCGACTCCGCGCCGGGACGAAGCGCGGCGGCCGGCGCGGACGACGGCATCGCAGAGGTGTTGGAGGGGCTCTCGCCTTATGTTCGGGCAAACGTGCTCGTCGAGGCGCTGCCGTGGTTGAAGAAGTTCGGCGACAAGATCATCGTCATCAAATATGGCGGTAATGCGATGGTCGATGCGCGCCTCAAGGCGGCATTCGCCGAGGACATGGTTTTCCTGCGCACGTGTGGGATGAAGCCAGTCGTCGTGCACGGCGGCGGACCCCAGATCAACGCGATGCTCAGCAACCTGGGCATGGAGGGCGAGTTCCGCGGCGGGTTCCGTGTCACGACCCCGGAGGTGATGGAGGTCGTGCGGATGGTGCTGTTCGGCCAGGTCGGGCGAGAATTGGTCGGGCTCATCAACGCCCACGGGCCGTACGCGGTCGGAATTTCCGGTGAGGACGCCGGCTTGTTCACCGCCGAGAAGCGTTACGCGACGGTCGACGGGGAGCAGGTCGACATCGGGCTCGTGGGCAACGTCGTCGAGGTCAACCCGGGCGCGGTGATGGACATCATCGACTCCGGCAGGATCCCAGTCGTCTCCACGATCGCGCCGGGCCCCGGTGGGCAGGTCTACAACATCAATGCGGACACCGCCGCGGCCCCGCTCGCGACTGCGCTCGGCGCGGTGCGTCTGGTCATGCTCACCGACATCGAGGGTCTCTACGCGGATTGGCCGGACAGGTCCTCGTTGGTGTCATACCTCGGGTCCGAGCGTCTTCGTGAGCTTCTTCCGAGCCTCGCCTCGGGCATGATCCCGAAAATGGAGTCCTGCCTGCATGCGGTCGAGAACGGGGTGGAAGCCGCGCAGGTCATCGACGGGCGAATTCCGCATTCGGTTCTGCTGGAGCTGCTCACCGAGGGCGGGATCGGGACGATGGTCACCAATGGAGATCACGACGTAAGGAAAAGGGCATGAGCGTTTTCGCGCTGAACAACTCGCTCAAGGAGCGGTGGGCCGCGGCCCTGATGAACAACTACGGCACTCCCGAGGTCGAGCTTGTTTCGGGCAAGGGGGTCGTCGTCACCGACAGCGAGGGGCACGAGTTCATCGACTTGTTCTCGGGCATCGCGGTCAACGCGCTCGGGCATGCGCACCCGAAACTCGTCGAGGCCGTCACCGAACAGGTCTCCACCCTCGGGCATGTGTCGAACATCTACATTCACCCGCGCACTGTGGAGCTCGCCGAGCGGCTCGCGAAAGCGGTCGACACGGACAAGCCGGTGCGCACGATGTTCTGCAACTCCGGCACCGAGGCGAACGAGGCGGCGTTCAAGATCGCTCGCCTCACGGGCCGTTCCCGCACGCTGGCCGCCGAGCGCGGGTTTCACGGGCGGACGATGGGCGCGCTGTCGATCACGGGGCAGCCGGATAAGCGCGAGCCGTTCGAGCCGTTGCCGCCGGGCGCCGAATTCTTCCCCTATGGGGACATCGCCGCTCTCCGTGCGGTCGTTGAATCAGGCGATCCCAACGACGTAGCCGCGATCTTCGTCGAGCCCATCCAGGGCGAGGCCGGAGTCTTCGATCCGCCCGAGGGCTACCTTCTCGATGTTCGGCGCCTGTGCGACGAGTACGGCATCCTGCTGGTCTGCGACGAGGTGCAGACGGGCATCGGCCGCACGGGCAAGATGTTCGCCTCGCGCGGAGCCGGCATCGTGCCCGACATCATTACCGTCGCCAAGGGGCTCGGTGGGGGACTGCCGATCGGTGCAGTCCTCGGCATCGGCCGCGCCGGCGAGCTGCTTCAGCCCGGCCAACACGGAAGCACCTTCGGCGGTAACCCGATAGCCTCGGCCGCTGGACTCGCGGTGCTCGACGTCATCGAATCCGAGGGGCTGGCCCATCACGCCTATCGACTGGGCAAGCTTGTGACGGCGGAGGTGGAGATGCTCTCCCATTCGTTGGTTGCCGGCGTCCGTGGC
It encodes the following:
- the argC gene encoding N-acetyl-gamma-glutamyl-phosphate reductase gives rise to the protein MTISLAVAGASGYAGGELLRLLLDHPGVRDGSIEIGALTANSNAGQRLGDSHPHLIPLADRVLEETTPEILAKHDVVFLGLPHGHSGEIAAQLSEDTLVVDLGADHRLADAADWEKYYGTEHAGTWPYGLPELPGQREILANTKKIAVPGCFPTGATLALMPGVARGLFSEQITVVSVTGSSGAGKAAKVPMLHAEVHGSAKAYGVAVHRHIPEITQNLGGLTDAQLKVSFTPVLAPMARGILTTAVIPTSHSAEEIRAAYAEAYATEPFVHVLPAGQQPMTANVLGSNCVQIGVEVDATAGTAIVTSAIDNLAKGTAGGAIQSMNIALGLEETAGLPLVGLAP
- the argB gene encoding acetylglutamate kinase, with protein sequence MISEGKDTAMGEPTGENVLDSAPGRSAAAGADDGIAEVLEGLSPYVRANVLVEALPWLKKFGDKIIVIKYGGNAMVDARLKAAFAEDMVFLRTCGMKPVVVHGGGPQINAMLSNLGMEGEFRGGFRVTTPEVMEVVRMVLFGQVGRELVGLINAHGPYAVGISGEDAGLFTAEKRYATVDGEQVDIGLVGNVVEVNPGAVMDIIDSGRIPVVSTIAPGPGGQVYNINADTAAAPLATALGAVRLVMLTDIEGLYADWPDRSSLVSYLGSERLRELLPSLASGMIPKMESCLHAVENGVEAAQVIDGRIPHSVLLELLTEGGIGTMVTNGDHDVRKRA
- the thiD gene encoding bifunctional hydroxymethylpyrimidine kinase/phosphomethylpyrimidine kinase; the encoded protein is MAEPANAEVADAAPVPRVLSIAGTDPTGGAGLFADLKAISAMGGYGMGAITSITAQNTTGVQGVFPQPVEVLRAQLESISADVAIDAVKIGMLGEAETVRTVSAWLESERPPIVVMDPVMVATTGGKLSTDDATLALVELARSVSIVTPNVPELGVLVGEDTAPGIDDVIRQATKAHEELGVAVLATTGDLEDASHADILVNTRGGALDVVELPFTRVETPHTHGTGCSMSSALATARVISEDWQQAYARVRPWMDGALLGGLDLDVGQGSGPLDHNWYLHA
- a CDS encoding acetylornithine transaminase, giving the protein MSVFALNNSLKERWAAALMNNYGTPEVELVSGKGVVVTDSEGHEFIDLFSGIAVNALGHAHPKLVEAVTEQVSTLGHVSNIYIHPRTVELAERLAKAVDTDKPVRTMFCNSGTEANEAAFKIARLTGRSRTLAAERGFHGRTMGALSITGQPDKREPFEPLPPGAEFFPYGDIAALRAVVESGDPNDVAAIFVEPIQGEAGVFDPPEGYLLDVRRLCDEYGILLVCDEVQTGIGRTGKMFASRGAGIVPDIITVAKGLGGGLPIGAVLGIGRAGELLQPGQHGSTFGGNPIASAAGLAVLDVIESEGLAHHAYRLGKLVTAEVEMLSHSLVAGVRGRGLLLGIVLEKPVAAKVVTAAREHGFIVGTAGADVVRLAPPLIITEDQLASFTAALPSILDAVTSGE